The proteins below come from a single Streptococcus canis genomic window:
- the mreD gene encoding rod shape-determining protein MreD encodes MKRSLFISFFIFLTFFLDTQLSEIITLYFSGPYGVTSHLFLLVLLLFILSSRSLFLPLILTFFFGLLFDFYYFDFLGLYLLALPITTVFVFWLGKQLSGKMTFGQFILLFLIAIFLVDFLSFFLAQLFHLTYLELSYVMTFQMVPTLIFNVFLAFCFRKKIINQFY; translated from the coding sequence ATGAAGAGATCACTATTTATCAGTTTTTTTATATTTTTAACTTTTTTTCTGGATACTCAATTATCTGAGATTATTACCCTTTATTTTAGTGGACCTTATGGTGTTACTTCGCATTTATTTTTGTTGGTCTTATTGCTTTTTATCTTGTCTTCGAGGTCTTTATTTTTACCGCTAATTTTAACTTTCTTTTTTGGTTTGCTATTTGATTTTTATTACTTTGATTTTTTGGGTCTTTATTTACTCGCTTTGCCAATAACTACTGTTTTTGTTTTTTGGTTAGGAAAGCAACTGTCAGGTAAGATGACTTTTGGGCAATTCATCCTACTTTTTTTGATTGCTATTTTTCTTGTGGATTTCCTGAGTTTTTTCTTGGCACAATTATTCCATTTAACCTATTTAGAACTTTCTTATGTGATGACCTTTCAAATGGTGCCAACTCTTATTTTTAATGTTTTTCTTGCCTTTTGCTTTCGCAAAAAAATAATAAATCAATTTTATTGA
- the mreC gene encoding rod shape-determining protein MreC, which yields MKKHKVSRFFFIVSFIGLLFYLLYFTLGLAFSRQLTTIARYPLTSLDAFISKPILVVKNSLSELRHLNNTFLENKQLRKELRKQNLSQQYFEELLAENKRLKNLLSLSATVDKWVSAEVISRNPYQWYDSLQIKTAKKVLQPNSLVLSGEGIIGKVTSANRQAARVELLTCGKEVNIPIKIVDKNKIIYGNLKYFQIEEKRMLASEFNSNEAIDLGAKVYTSGLDGETQANLPVGKVIGFKNSSDKLKRQLLIKLFADFDHLDNVLVVGIEK from the coding sequence GTGAAAAAACATAAAGTCTCTCGATTTTTTTTCATTGTATCTTTTATTGGTTTATTATTCTACTTACTATATTTTACTTTGGGTTTAGCTTTTTCTAGGCAATTGACTACTATAGCTAGATACCCATTAACATCTTTGGATGCTTTTATTTCTAAGCCTATTCTTGTGGTTAAAAATAGCTTATCTGAGCTTAGACATTTAAATAATACATTTTTAGAAAATAAGCAATTAAGGAAAGAACTTAGAAAACAAAACTTATCTCAGCAGTATTTTGAAGAACTTTTAGCAGAAAATAAAAGATTAAAAAATTTACTGTCTTTGAGTGCTACTGTGGATAAGTGGGTATCGGCGGAAGTTATCTCTCGCAACCCATATCAATGGTACGATTCGTTACAGATTAAAACCGCTAAAAAAGTGTTGCAACCAAATTCCTTAGTGCTATCTGGGGAAGGAATTATCGGTAAAGTGACTTCTGCCAACCGACAGGCAGCTCGTGTTGAGTTATTAACATGTGGAAAAGAGGTCAATATACCTATTAAGATTGTGGATAAGAATAAGATTATCTATGGCAATTTGAAATATTTTCAGATTGAGGAGAAACGAATGCTGGCTAGTGAGTTTAATAGTAATGAGGCTATTGATCTAGGTGCTAAAGTTTATACGAGTGGTTTAGATGGGGAAACTCAAGCCAATCTTCCCGTTGGTAAAGTAATTGGATTTAAGAATTCATCAGATAAATTGAAACGGCAGCTATTGATTAAATTGTTTGCTGATTTTGATCATCTAGATAATGTTCTGGTTGTTGGGATTGAAAAGTAA
- a CDS encoding IS66 family transposase: MSSQDKVIESLTKTIETMSNELALLREQVAYLTQKIYGKSSEKAMPMTGQLSLFDQDQLPEEADDLPSRNRSHYL; this comes from the coding sequence ATGAGTTCACAAGATAAAGTTATTGAAAGTTTAACCAAAACTATTGAAACAATGTCCAATGAGCTAGCCCTCCTGCGTGAACAAGTGGCTTATTTAACGCAAAAGATTTATGGGAAATCTTCTGAAAAAGCTATGCCTATGACCGGTCAACTCAGTCTCTTTGATCAGGACCAATTACCTGAAGAAGCGGATGACTTACCCAGTAGAAACAGAAGCCATTACTTATAG
- the tnpB gene encoding IS66 family insertion sequence element accessory protein TnpB (TnpB, as the term is used for proteins encoded by IS66 family insertion elements, is considered an accessory protein, since TnpC, encoded by a neighboring gene, is a DDE family transposase.), giving the protein MTIRLNDLGQVYLVCGKTDMRQGIDSLAYLVTSQHELDPFSGAVYLLCGGRRDRFKALYWDGQGFWLLYKHFKNGKLAWPRNSDEVKSLTAEQVDWLMKGFSISPNIKISKSRDFY; this is encoded by the coding sequence ATGACTATTCGGCTAAATGACCTAGGACAAGTTTATCTGGTTTGTGGAAAAACAGATATGCGACAAGGCATTGATTCCCTAGCTTATCTTGTCACATCCCAACATGAGTTAGATCCCTTTTCAGGTGCTGTTTATCTCTTATGTGGTGGACGACGAGATCGGTTCAAAGCGCTTTACTGGGATGGTCAAGGTTTCTGGTTACTTTATAAACACTTTAAAAACGGGAAACTAGCCTGGCCAAGAAATAGTGATGAGGTCAAATCCTTGACAGCTGAACAGGTGGACTGGCTTATGAAGGGATTTTCCATTAGTCCTAACATAAAAATTTCAAAAAGTCGTGATTTCTATTGA
- a CDS encoding APC family permease, which translates to MTIFRKKKKDLNKTEMHRHLKVTDLVFLGLGSMVGTGIFTITGIGAANYAGPALTISIIISAIAIGILALFYAEFASRIPSNGGAYSYVYATLGEFPAWIVGWYIIMEFLTAVSSVAVGWGSYLKGLLANYGLALPNALNGTFNPKNGTYIDLLPVLVMIFVTSIVLMNSKAALRFNSFLVLLKFSALALFIIVGLFFINGHNWSQFAPYGLGQIYGGKSGIFAGASVMFFAFLGFESISMTVDEVKEPQKTIPKGIVLSLTIVTILYVVVTIILTGIVHYTKLNVPDAVAFALRSVGLYWAADYVSVVAILTLITVCISMTYALARTVYSISRDGLLPKSLSVLTEKSKIPKNATVVVGILAMICAGLFPLASLAEFVNICTLAYLIIMSFAIIRLRKIEGKPKTGEFKTPLVPFLPALAIVICASFMSQYMIFTWIAFAVTTILGALVYIAYGYKHSKENK; encoded by the coding sequence ATGACTATTTTTCGTAAAAAAAAGAAAGACCTCAATAAAACAGAAATGCATAGACACCTTAAGGTTACTGATTTAGTCTTCTTAGGACTAGGCTCAATGGTCGGAACAGGGATTTTTACCATTACAGGGATTGGTGCTGCCAATTATGCTGGACCTGCCTTAACGATTTCGATTATCATTTCAGCAATCGCAATTGGGATTTTAGCCTTATTTTATGCAGAATTTGCGTCACGAATTCCTTCTAATGGTGGGGCTTATAGTTATGTTTATGCAACGTTAGGTGAATTTCCAGCATGGATTGTTGGTTGGTATATTATCATGGAGTTCTTAACAGCAGTGTCTAGCGTTGCGGTTGGATGGGGAAGTTACTTAAAGGGGCTACTAGCTAATTATGGTTTGGCTTTACCAAATGCTTTAAATGGGACTTTTAATCCTAAAAATGGGACTTATATCGATCTCTTACCTGTTCTAGTCATGATTTTTGTTACCAGTATTGTGCTAATGAATTCTAAAGCGGCTTTAAGATTTAATAGTTTTTTAGTACTTTTGAAATTCTCAGCACTAGCCTTATTTATCATCGTGGGGCTCTTCTTTATTAATGGCCACAATTGGTCACAATTTGCTCCTTACGGATTAGGGCAGATTTATGGAGGAAAATCAGGTATATTTGCAGGAGCTTCTGTCATGTTCTTTGCCTTCTTAGGATTTGAATCGATCTCAATGACAGTTGACGAAGTAAAAGAACCACAAAAAACAATCCCAAAAGGAATCGTTCTATCATTGACGATTGTTACTATACTGTATGTAGTAGTTACAATAATTCTAACTGGTATTGTTCACTACACCAAATTAAATGTACCTGATGCAGTTGCTTTTGCTCTACGAAGTGTTGGTCTTTATTGGGCAGCAGACTATGTTTCAGTCGTTGCTATTTTAACCCTTATCACGGTATGTATCTCAATGACTTATGCATTAGCTAGAACTGTTTATAGCATCAGTAGAGATGGTTTATTACCAAAATCACTTTCTGTCCTTACTGAAAAGAGTAAAATTCCGAAAAATGCCACTGTCGTTGTCGGTATTCTGGCTATGATTTGTGCTGGATTGTTTCCGTTAGCAAGTTTAGCAGAATTTGTTAATATTTGTACTTTAGCCTATTTGATTATCATGTCATTTGCAATCATTAGACTTAGAAAAATCGAAGGAAAACCAAAAACTGGTGAATTTAAAACCCCTCTAGTCCCTTTCTTGCCAGCCTTAGCAATCGTCATTTGTGCTTCATTTATGAGCCAATACATGATTTTTACTTGGATTGCTTTTGCAGTTACAACTATTTTAGGGGCCTTGGTATATATTGCTTATGGTTATAAGCATTCAAAAGAAAATAAATAA
- the ftsH gene encoding ATP-dependent zinc metalloprotease FtsH produces MKNNKNNGFVKNSFIYILMIIIVITGFQFYLKGTSTQSQQISYSKLIKHLKAGDIKSLSYQPSGSIIEVKGKYEKPQKVSAEPGLSFLGGNATTQVSEFSALVLPSDSILKEMTAAADKNGTDITVKQESSSGTWITFLMSFLPIVIFAAFMMMMMNQGGGGARGAMSFGKNKAKSQAKGDVKVRFTDVAGAEEEKQELVEVVDFLKNPKKYKALGARIPAGVLLEGPPGTGKTLLAKAVAGEAGVPFFSISGSDFVEMFVGVGASRVRSLFEDAKKAERAIIFIDEIDAVGRRRGAGMGGGNDEREQTLNQLLIEMDGFEGNENIIVIAATNRSDVLDPALLRPGRFDRKVLVGRPDVKGREAILRVHAKNKPLADDVNLKVVAQQTPGFVGADLENVLNEAALVAARRNKIKIDASDIDEAEDRVIAGPSKKDRTISKREREMVAYHEAGHTIVGLVLSNARVVHKVTIVPRGRAGGYMIALPKEDQMLLSKNDLKEQLAGLMGGRVAEEIIFNAQTTGASNDFEQATQMARAMVTEYGMSDKLGPVQYEGNHAMMPGQLSPEKSYSAQTAQMIDDEVRELLNQARNQAADIINENREIHKLIAEALLKYETLDAAQIKSIYETGKMPNDPEADDKEVHALSYDEIKDKMAESESAD; encoded by the coding sequence ATGAAAAATAATAAAAATAATGGTTTTGTTAAAAACTCCTTTATCTATATATTGATGATTATTATTGTTATCACAGGATTTCAATTTTATCTCAAAGGAACAAGTACACAAAGTCAACAGATTAGTTATTCAAAATTAATCAAACATCTTAAAGCAGGGGATATTAAATCTCTAAGTTATCAGCCTAGTGGTAGTATTATTGAGGTTAAAGGTAAATATGAGAAACCTCAAAAGGTGTCAGCTGAGCCAGGTTTATCATTTTTGGGTGGCAATGCTACGACACAGGTATCAGAGTTTTCAGCTTTAGTACTACCTAGTGATTCAATTTTAAAAGAGATGACAGCGGCTGCTGATAAAAACGGAACAGACATTACTGTCAAACAAGAAAGTTCTAGTGGTACTTGGATTACTTTCTTAATGAGTTTCTTACCGATTGTTATTTTCGCTGCTTTCATGATGATGATGATGAATCAAGGTGGCGGCGGAGCCCGTGGAGCTATGAGTTTTGGTAAAAATAAAGCAAAATCTCAAGCAAAAGGTGATGTCAAAGTAAGATTTACCGATGTTGCAGGTGCCGAGGAAGAAAAACAAGAACTTGTAGAAGTTGTTGATTTTTTGAAAAATCCTAAAAAATATAAGGCATTAGGTGCGCGTATTCCTGCTGGTGTTCTTTTAGAGGGGCCTCCAGGGACAGGTAAAACCTTACTGGCCAAAGCTGTAGCTGGTGAAGCTGGTGTACCATTCTTTAGTATTTCAGGTTCAGATTTCGTTGAAATGTTTGTTGGTGTAGGTGCTAGTCGAGTACGTTCCTTATTTGAGGATGCTAAAAAGGCTGAGCGTGCTATTATTTTTATTGACGAAATTGACGCAGTTGGCCGTCGTCGTGGTGCTGGTATGGGTGGCGGCAATGATGAGCGCGAGCAGACCTTAAACCAATTATTGATCGAGATGGATGGATTTGAAGGAAACGAAAACATTATTGTTATTGCTGCAACCAACCGTAGCGATGTTCTAGATCCAGCTTTACTAAGACCTGGACGTTTTGACCGTAAGGTTCTAGTTGGGCGTCCTGATGTTAAAGGACGTGAAGCGATTTTACGTGTTCATGCTAAAAATAAACCCCTTGCAGATGACGTTAATTTGAAAGTTGTCGCACAACAAACACCAGGTTTTGTAGGTGCAGATCTTGAGAATGTTTTGAATGAAGCTGCTCTTGTTGCTGCTCGTCGAAACAAAATTAAAATTGATGCTAGTGATATTGACGAAGCAGAAGACCGTGTGATTGCTGGACCTTCTAAAAAAGACCGTACGATTTCGAAAAGAGAACGCGAAATGGTTGCTTATCATGAAGCTGGTCATACTATCGTTGGGTTAGTGTTATCCAATGCGCGCGTGGTTCATAAAGTAACTATTGTACCTCGTGGACGAGCAGGTGGTTATATGATTGCTCTGCCTAAAGAAGATCAGATGCTTCTGTCTAAGAATGATTTGAAAGAACAGTTAGCAGGTCTAATGGGTGGTCGTGTTGCTGAAGAAATCATTTTCAATGCTCAGACAACTGGCGCATCAAATGACTTTGAACAAGCTACTCAGATGGCAAGAGCCATGGTTACAGAATACGGTATGAGTGACAAACTTGGGCCTGTTCAATATGAGGGGAATCATGCCATGATGCCGGGACAATTATCTCCCGAAAAATCATACTCGGCACAAACAGCACAGATGATTGATGATGAAGTTCGTGAGCTCTTAAATCAAGCTCGTAACCAAGCTGCTGATATCATTAATGAAAACCGTGAAATTCATAAATTAATTGCCGAAGCCCTTCTTAAATACGAAACCTTGGATGCGGCACAAATTAAATCAATTTACGAGACTGGTAAAATGCCAAATGATCCAGAAGCTGACGACAAAGAAGTGCATGCTTTGTCTTATGATGAGATTAAAGATAAAATGGCTGAGTCAGAGTCTGCTGACTAA
- the hpt gene encoding hypoxanthine phosphoribosyltransferase, with the protein MLEQDIQKILYSEEEIIQKTKELGEQLTKDYQGKNPLMVGVLKGSVPFMAELMKHIDTHVEIDFMVVSSYHGGTTSSGEVKILKDVDTNVEGRDIIFVEDIIDTGRTLKYLRDMFKYRKANTIKIATLFDKPEGRVVDIEADYICYDVPNEFIVGFGLDYAENYRNLPYVGVLKEEVYSK; encoded by the coding sequence ATGCTCGAGCAAGATATTCAAAAAATTCTTTACTCTGAAGAAGAAATTATTCAAAAAACAAAAGAACTAGGAGAACAATTAACAAAGGATTATCAAGGGAAAAATCCTTTGATGGTTGGGGTATTGAAAGGCTCAGTTCCTTTTATGGCTGAATTAATGAAACATATTGATACCCATGTTGAAATTGATTTTATGGTCGTTTCAAGTTATCATGGTGGTACCACTAGTAGTGGTGAAGTAAAGATTTTAAAAGACGTGGATACCAATGTTGAAGGTAGAGATATTATTTTTGTTGAAGATATTATCGACACTGGTCGTACCCTAAAATACTTACGTGATATGTTTAAGTATCGTAAAGCGAATACTATTAAAATTGCAACGCTTTTTGATAAGCCAGAAGGTCGCGTTGTAGATATTGAGGCAGACTATATTTGTTACGATGTGCCAAACGAGTTTATTGTAGGCTTTGGTTTGGATTATGCTGAAAATTATCGTAACCTTCCTTATGTAGGTGTCTTAAAAGAAGAAGTCTATTCAAAATAG
- the tilS gene encoding tRNA lysidine(34) synthetase TilS: MMTYQEIYNEIQKQAYFDKHHRVLIAVSGGVDSMNLLHFLHLYQENFQIRIGIAHVNHKQRAESDMEETYLRAWAQDHNIPIYISYFEGKFSEKAARDWRYKFFQKIMKREGYSALVTAHHLDDQAETIMMRLIRGSRLRHLSGIKSVQSFGTGQLIRPFLSFSKTDLPKIFHFEDTSNEKTDFLRNRIRKNYLPLLNQENPQFVQGLNQLAFENNLLFQAFTALTSKITVTNLVEFHNQPISVQYFLLQNYLENFPDLHVKKSQFKQLLHLIQTAKQGYYPLKSGYYLLLDQLSFKIDKILPETEFIEVEKVLKYNNVLQYRDYRFRFTEEDSQPPNQIGIPLYHLSPITLRKRQKGDRISFGHFSKKLRRLFIDGKFSIADRQKAIIGEQEGKIIFVLIGDKTYLRKACKHDIMLAKLYIDKLEKR; the protein is encoded by the coding sequence ATGATGACTTATCAAGAAATTTACAATGAGATTCAAAAACAAGCTTATTTTGACAAGCATCACCGTGTTTTAATAGCTGTATCTGGTGGAGTAGATTCAATGAATTTACTGCACTTTTTGCACCTTTATCAAGAGAATTTCCAAATTAGGATTGGAATTGCCCATGTTAATCATAAACAAAGGGCTGAATCAGACATGGAGGAAACTTATTTACGAGCATGGGCCCAGGATCACAATATTCCCATTTATATATCGTATTTTGAAGGAAAATTTTCAGAAAAAGCTGCGCGTGACTGGCGCTACAAATTCTTTCAAAAAATTATGAAAAGAGAAGGGTATTCAGCTTTAGTTACGGCTCATCACTTAGATGACCAGGCAGAAACTATTATGATGCGACTTATTAGAGGTAGTCGTTTAAGGCATTTATCGGGTATAAAAAGCGTTCAATCATTTGGAACTGGACAACTTATAAGACCTTTTTTATCTTTTTCAAAAACTGACTTGCCAAAAATTTTTCACTTTGAAGATACTTCAAACGAGAAAACAGATTTTTTGAGGAATCGGATTCGAAAAAACTATTTGCCTTTATTAAATCAAGAAAATCCTCAATTTGTACAAGGGCTTAACCAACTAGCGTTCGAAAACAACTTATTGTTCCAAGCCTTTACAGCTTTGACAAGCAAAATCACTGTCACTAATTTAGTAGAATTTCATAACCAACCCATCTCAGTACAGTATTTTCTCTTGCAGAATTATTTGGAAAATTTCCCAGATTTACACGTCAAAAAATCTCAGTTTAAGCAGTTGCTACATCTTATTCAAACAGCTAAGCAAGGTTATTACCCACTAAAAAGTGGTTATTATCTTTTACTGGACCAACTGTCATTTAAAATTGATAAAATCCTTCCTGAGACTGAGTTTATTGAAGTAGAAAAAGTGTTAAAATACAATAATGTTCTTCAATATAGAGATTATCGTTTTAGATTTACAGAAGAAGATAGTCAACCTCCAAACCAGATAGGTATCCCTTTATATCATTTATCCCCTATCACTCTTCGAAAACGGCAAAAAGGAGATCGTATTTCTTTTGGTCATTTCTCCAAAAAATTAAGACGTCTTTTCATAGATGGTAAATTCAGTATAGCAGATCGACAAAAGGCTATTATCGGAGAGCAGGAAGGAAAGATTATTTTTGTGCTAATAGGTGATAAAACTTATTTGAGAAAAGCTTGTAAACATGATATAATGTTGGCTAAACTGTATATTGATAAATTAGAAAAAAGGTGA
- a CDS encoding serine hydrolase has protein sequence MKKLLAAMLMTFFLTPLTVISTEKTNQFSKATLYQLRQDVVQSTTYYHQLPINPNLYQTTTVYTDPELTLPAKSLEPNHKLEIKSLVINKQTVPIFELSDGTYLEANRRVIYEDIILNQVDTDLTFWTQKQMTLYSAPYVLGTQELPSPFTVAQKVHASQMAQTEHGIYYLIDYKGWVSQDDLSRFDNRMQKVQEMLSQKYNKSNYSIFVKQLDTQASAGINADKQMYAASISKLAPLYSVQKQIQEHKLTENKSLKYIDDVNHFYGDYDPSGSGKISKKADKDDYKVGTLLKAVAQQSDNVATNILGYYLCHQYDQAFQSEIKALSGSNWDMEKRLLSSRAAANMMEAIYYQKGQIISYLSDTAFDQERISKNITVPVAHKIGDAYDYKHDVAIIYGETPFVLSIFTDQATYDDITAIADDVYGILK, from the coding sequence ATGAAAAAATTATTAGCAGCTATGTTAATGACCTTTTTCTTGACTCCTTTGACAGTTATTAGCACGGAAAAGACAAATCAGTTTTCAAAAGCAACTCTTTACCAATTACGTCAAGATGTTGTTCAATCAACAACTTATTATCATCAGCTTCCTATCAACCCAAATCTTTATCAAACAACGACAGTTTATACGGACCCTGAGTTGACACTGCCTGCAAAATCTTTAGAACCTAATCATAAATTAGAAATCAAATCACTTGTCATCAATAAACAGACAGTTCCTATTTTTGAGTTATCAGATGGAACCTATCTTGAAGCTAATCGACGTGTGATTTATGAGGATATCATCCTTAATCAAGTAGATACTGATCTCACTTTTTGGACGCAAAAACAAATGACTCTTTATTCAGCGCCTTATGTATTAGGAACACAGGAACTCCCATCTCCGTTTACTGTTGCTCAAAAAGTTCATGCTAGCCAAATGGCACAAACAGAGCATGGGATTTATTATCTCATTGATTATAAAGGCTGGGTATCCCAAGATGATTTATCTCGTTTTGACAATCGCATGCAAAAAGTTCAGGAAATGCTATCTCAAAAATACAATAAAAGTAATTATTCTATTTTTGTAAAGCAACTTGATACACAAGCCAGCGCCGGTATTAATGCTGATAAACAGATGTACGCAGCCAGTATTTCCAAGTTAGCACCGCTTTATAGTGTTCAAAAACAAATTCAAGAACACAAACTAACAGAAAACAAATCACTGAAATACATTGATGATGTTAATCACTTTTATGGGGATTATGACCCGTCAGGAAGTGGTAAAATTAGTAAAAAAGCTGATAAGGATGATTATAAAGTTGGCACGCTTTTAAAAGCAGTTGCGCAACAATCGGACAATGTGGCCACTAATATTTTAGGGTACTACCTATGTCATCAGTATGATCAAGCTTTCCAATCAGAAATAAAAGCCTTATCAGGAAGCAATTGGGATATGGAAAAACGGTTATTATCTTCCCGTGCTGCTGCCAATATGATGGAGGCTATCTATTATCAAAAAGGTCAGATTATTTCCTATCTTTCCGATACAGCATTTGATCAAGAACGTATTTCAAAAAATATTACTGTTCCTGTGGCTCATAAAATCGGTGACGCTTATGATTATAAACATGATGTCGCTATCATTTACGGGGAAACTCCATTTGTCTTGTCTATTTTTACAGATCAAGCTACCTATGATGACATTACAGCTATTGCAGATGATGTTTATGGTATTCTAAAATGA
- a CDS encoding SP_0009 family protein, with product MMDNIVKKIETFLAFSDEKLAELEKENQKLKEENKYIEMI from the coding sequence ATGATGGACAATATTGTAAAAAAAATTGAAACATTTCTAGCTTTTTCTGATGAGAAATTAGCAGAGCTAGAAAAAGAAAACCAGAAGCTTAAAGAAGAAAATAAGTATATCGAAATGATTTAG
- a CDS encoding FtsB family cell division protein — protein MKNPSIVQLNNHYINEENLKKRFEEEEIQKRNRFMGWILVSMMFLFILPAYNLVKSYVGFEKQNKQVIKLQKEYKALEKSTKSEKKLAEQLKNDDFVKKYARAKYYLSREGEIIYPIPGLLPK, from the coding sequence ATGAAGAATCCTAGCATTGTTCAATTAAACAATCACTACATCAACGAGGAAAACCTAAAAAAGCGCTTTGAAGAAGAAGAGATTCAAAAACGAAATCGTTTTATGGGATGGATTCTTGTTAGTATGATGTTTTTGTTTATTTTACCAGCTTATAACCTTGTCAAAAGCTATGTGGGTTTTGAGAAACAAAATAAGCAGGTTATCAAATTACAAAAAGAATATAAAGCGTTGGAAAAAAGTACAAAGAGTGAGAAGAAATTGGCTGAGCAGTTAAAAAATGATGACTTCGTCAAAAAGTATGCTAGAGCTAAATACTATTTATCACGAGAAGGAGAAATCATTTACCCGATTCCAGGGTTATTACCAAAATAA
- a CDS encoding RNA-binding S4 domain-containing protein, whose translation MRLDKYLKVSRIIKRRPVAKEVADKGRIKVNGILAKSSTDLKLNDEIEIRFGNKLLTVRVLELKDSTKKEDALSMYDILSETRIEANEES comes from the coding sequence ATGAGACTAGATAAATATTTAAAAGTATCACGTATTATAAAACGTCGTCCAGTCGCAAAAGAAGTTGCTGATAAGGGACGTATTAAAGTCAATGGCATTCTAGCTAAAAGTTCGACGGATTTGAAACTCAATGATGAAATTGAAATTCGATTTGGAAATAAACTGTTAACCGTGCGTGTTCTTGAGCTGAAAGATAGTACAAAAAAAGAAGATGCCCTTAGCATGTATGATATTCTCAGTGAAACAAGGATAGAAGCCAATGAAGAATCCTAG